One Candidatus Nanosynbacter featherlites genomic region harbors:
- the murJ gene encoding murein biosynthesis integral membrane protein MurJ, translating to MGRVRQAVTKVNQRLTVKLAASLLAGSMLLSSLLGFWRDRLLNAAYMPNKEAGLAGYVVGLDAYTAAFMVPDFMFAILVSGALSVTFIPVFNERWTKGNKQSAWQISSSMINFMALTTLAASVLIIIFADPLMRYFIAPGMSESGHALAVSMMRVIAVNPFIFAIAAVIASIQQAVGRFTFYALAPMIYNIGIIIGTVWFTNGINIFGWQIFEGGIMGVALGVVLGSVMQLIVSAVGLVGLGFDYEFKLHWRNRGFRKVLSLLPARSVDQGMDYAVSLVEVNLASRLGDGVIRAYQQALTLHMMPINLIGVAVSNAAFPQLTEHLGNNRQDLFQKDLRQLLRVIIWMAMPVSVITFFTRGYVVHFIRNTGDPMMAGILGCLVVAILFRTIYHMAARAFYAQQDTKTPLNISFAAIGLNVVLAIVLSMVLKMGAYGLAWAQSTVAVIEVVILFVVLEKRIPHLFDASFVAAVLRMIVASTVAGIVCYLMLQVLPFRESDSSFFSAFPKFMIIAGVSFLAYGLISRMLKLPEVEPIIRQVNKFLFVRLDGKRR from the coding sequence ATGGGGCGAGTTCGGCAAGCAGTCACCAAAGTGAATCAGCGGCTGACCGTGAAATTGGCAGCCAGTCTATTGGCAGGATCTATGCTACTGAGTAGTCTGCTGGGATTTTGGCGTGACCGTTTGCTGAACGCTGCCTATATGCCCAACAAAGAAGCAGGGCTGGCGGGTTATGTTGTTGGTCTTGACGCGTACACTGCAGCGTTCATGGTGCCGGACTTTATGTTTGCTATTTTGGTGTCAGGTGCGCTGAGTGTGACCTTCATCCCGGTGTTTAATGAGCGATGGACCAAGGGAAATAAACAGTCAGCTTGGCAGATTAGCTCCAGCATGATCAATTTCATGGCACTGACCACCCTGGCTGCTAGTGTGCTCATCATCATCTTTGCTGATCCATTAATGCGCTATTTCATTGCGCCGGGAATGAGTGAGTCGGGTCATGCGTTGGCGGTCAGTATGATGCGGGTGATCGCTGTCAACCCATTTATCTTTGCGATTGCTGCTGTCATCGCTAGCATCCAGCAAGCGGTGGGGCGTTTCACCTTTTATGCTCTCGCGCCAATGATTTATAATATTGGTATCATCATCGGTACCGTTTGGTTTACGAATGGTATCAATATCTTTGGTTGGCAGATCTTTGAGGGCGGCATCATGGGCGTGGCGCTGGGTGTGGTGCTTGGTTCGGTAATGCAGCTCATCGTTAGTGCTGTCGGGTTGGTCGGTTTGGGATTTGACTATGAGTTTAAACTGCACTGGCGTAACCGCGGTTTTCGCAAAGTATTGAGTTTACTACCAGCGCGTTCGGTTGACCAGGGTATGGACTACGCTGTTAGCTTGGTGGAAGTGAACTTGGCTTCCCGACTGGGTGATGGTGTTATTCGTGCTTATCAGCAGGCTTTAACGCTACACATGATGCCGATCAACCTCATCGGTGTGGCGGTTTCTAACGCAGCTTTTCCTCAGTTGACCGAGCATTTGGGCAATAATCGTCAAGATCTGTTTCAGAAAGATTTGCGCCAATTGCTGCGGGTAATTATTTGGATGGCTATGCCGGTTTCCGTTATAACGTTCTTCACCCGAGGGTATGTTGTTCACTTTATCCGCAACACCGGAGATCCGATGATGGCGGGTATTTTGGGGTGTTTGGTCGTGGCGATTTTGTTTCGTACCATCTATCACATGGCGGCTCGGGCATTTTACGCACAACAGGACACAAAAACACCGCTAAACATCTCTTTCGCAGCTATTGGCTTGAATGTGGTACTGGCAATCGTCTTATCGATGGTGCTGAAAATGGGCGCCTATGGGCTGGCGTGGGCACAGTCGACAGTGGCTGTCATTGAGGTAGTGATCTTATTTGTTGTGTTAGAAAAACGAATTCCGCACTTGTTTGACGCTTCGTTCGTGGCGGCGGTGTTGCGTATGATCGTGGCATCAACGGTAGCAGGAATCGTTTGTTATTTGATGTTACAGGTGTTGCCATTCCGTGAGAGCGACAGTAGCTTCTTCTCAGCCTTTCCGAAGTTTATGATTATCGCTGGTGTGAGTTTCTTGGCTTATGGTCTGATATCGCGGATGCTCAAATTGCCAGAAGTTGAACCGATCATCAGGCAAGTGAATAAGTTCTTGTTTGTACGTCTGGACGGGAAACGACGCTGA
- the ftsH gene encoding ATP-dependent zinc metalloprotease FtsH — protein MAVKMPNKNGKNKISQFMRLGLFWAIVVLIGLAVYASTAQHANLKEVALSDVVSRANKGDIKLIQVQGNDLTVTVKDQDKPTEKSIKENSSIYEQGLKKDAPVEVKVVPQSRTGEVVWNVAITFVPVILIIGFFVFMMRQSQGQNNQAMGFGKSKARLYGEDKEKVNFEDIAGNDNAKQDLQEVVDFLKNPKKYRELGAKIPRGVLLVGHPGTGKTMLARAVAGEAGVPFFSISGSEFVEMFVGVGASRVRDLFTKAKKNAPCIIFIDEIDAVGRKRGSGMGGGHDEREQTLNQILVEMDGFDGDTNVIVLAATNRADVLDPALLRPGRFDRRVNIMLPERKDREAILKVHFKNKPTDDTVNLDALAAKTAGSSGADLANIANESAIIAARRNKKKITNEELTEAFERVAIGPERKAKVMSDKEKELTAYHEAGHAIVGHVLPDSDPVHKVTIIPRGGTGGVTWFLPPEDKSYTNVYEFKDILARAMGGRVAEQILYGDDGITTGAGSDLRNATQIARDMVIEQGMGKALRDQVFHEDNGGLMFDKMTRERPYSDETAKQIDQEVAALINEAKTRAMTVLKANRSHLDKLAAALLKDETLEEEAVAEILKGTKLPKEAKLHA, from the coding sequence GCGAACAAGGGTGACATTAAACTCATCCAAGTCCAGGGCAACGACCTGACGGTGACGGTTAAAGACCAAGATAAGCCAACAGAAAAATCCATCAAAGAAAACAGCAGTATTTATGAGCAAGGCCTCAAGAAAGACGCGCCGGTTGAGGTCAAGGTTGTGCCACAGTCACGCACTGGTGAAGTGGTATGGAATGTTGCCATCACTTTTGTGCCGGTTATTTTGATCATCGGTTTCTTTGTGTTTATGATGCGACAGAGTCAGGGGCAGAATAACCAAGCCATGGGCTTTGGTAAATCAAAAGCTCGATTGTATGGTGAAGACAAAGAAAAGGTTAACTTTGAAGATATCGCTGGTAATGATAACGCCAAGCAAGACTTGCAAGAAGTAGTTGATTTCCTGAAAAACCCAAAGAAATACCGCGAGCTCGGTGCCAAGATCCCGCGAGGCGTGTTGTTGGTCGGCCACCCGGGTACTGGTAAAACCATGCTGGCGCGAGCTGTAGCTGGCGAAGCAGGCGTGCCATTTTTCTCTATCTCCGGTTCAGAGTTTGTGGAGATGTTTGTTGGTGTTGGTGCGTCACGAGTCCGTGACTTGTTCACTAAGGCCAAGAAAAATGCACCATGTATCATCTTTATCGATGAGATTGACGCGGTTGGTCGTAAACGTGGTTCTGGTATGGGCGGCGGACACGATGAGCGCGAACAGACCTTGAACCAGATTTTGGTGGAAATGGATGGCTTTGACGGCGACACGAATGTGATCGTCCTGGCGGCTACCAACCGAGCAGATGTGTTGGATCCAGCGTTGCTGCGCCCGGGTCGATTTGACCGGCGAGTTAATATTATGCTGCCAGAGCGCAAAGACCGCGAAGCTATTTTGAAGGTTCACTTTAAGAATAAGCCAACTGACGATACGGTTAATTTGGATGCGTTGGCAGCAAAGACGGCTGGTTCAAGCGGTGCTGATTTGGCAAACATCGCCAACGAGTCTGCCATCATCGCTGCACGGCGCAACAAGAAAAAGATTACCAACGAAGAGTTGACCGAAGCGTTTGAACGAGTAGCGATCGGTCCAGAGCGCAAAGCGAAGGTCATGAGCGACAAGGAAAAGGAATTGACGGCGTATCACGAGGCTGGCCATGCTATCGTCGGTCACGTTTTGCCAGATTCTGACCCAGTTCACAAAGTTACTATCATTCCGCGTGGTGGCACTGGTGGTGTGACGTGGTTCTTGCCGCCAGAGGACAAGAGCTACACCAACGTCTATGAATTTAAAGACATCTTGGCCCGGGCTATGGGTGGACGCGTGGCTGAGCAGATTTTGTACGGCGATGATGGTATCACTACCGGGGCAGGATCTGACTTGCGTAACGCGACCCAGATTGCTCGTGATATGGTGATTGAGCAAGGCATGGGTAAGGCTCTGCGTGACCAAGTCTTTCACGAAGATAATGGTGGATTGATGTTTGACAAGATGACCCGTGAGCGACCGTACTCAGATGAAACAGCGAAGCAGATAGACCAAGAAGTGGCAGCGCTGATCAATGAAGCGAAGACGCGAGCCATGACGGTTCTGAAAGCCAATCGTTCACATCTGGACAAATTGGCTGCGGCACTGCTCAAGGACGAAACCTTGGAGGAAGAAGCGGTGGCAGAGATACTCAAGGGTACTAAGTTGCCAAAGGAAGCAAAACTTCACGCATAA